Genomic window (Streptomyces liliiviolaceus):
GCGGCGGCCACGAAGGTGTCGGGCTCGCGCCACGCGGTGACCACCCGGCGCACCCCCGCGTCGAGGATCAGCCGGGCGCAGGGCGCGGGCCGCGAGGCCCGGCGGGCGCAGGGCTCCAGGCTGCTGTAGACCGTGGCGGCAGGGAGGCGGGGGTCGCCCGGCTCGATCTTGGCGAGCGCGGCCTCCTCGGCGTGCGCGAGGGGGTCGGACTCGCGGGAGTACCCGCGGGCCAGCTCCGTACCGTCGGCCGCGACGACGACCGCGCCGACGCTGAAGGCGGTCCGCGAGGGCGGGCACTCGGCGGCCAGTTCGCAGGCGAGCGCCAGCCACCGGTGGTCGGCGGCGGAGGGTACGGGTCCGGTGCCGGGCGCGGTGGGCACGTACCGCATGAGCACCACGTCTCCCACGGGCCGGGTCTCGATCAGCCGCAGCCGGTTGCGGGGGCCGCCGGGGTACTCGCCGTCCCCGAAGAGCTTCGGCGCGTGCGGCTGTCCCACGACGAGGGGCGCGAGGGCGAGCTGCAGTTCGTCGGCGAGGCCCTGCTGGAGGAGCTGGGTGTGGACCCGGCCACCGCCCTCGACCATGAGCCGCCGTACGCCGCGGACGTCGTGGAGGTGGGTGAGCACGGCCCGCCAGTCCAGTCCGGGCCCCACGGGGACGACGTCGACGCCGAGCCCGTGCAGGGCCTCGGCGGCCGTCACAGCGCCCTCGTCCGTCGTGTAGACGACCTTCTCGCCGCCGGTGGACCAGAAGTTGGCGGTGGGGTCCAGGTCGCCGGTGCCGCTGACGGTGACCTTCAGCGGGTACGCGGGGCGGCCGGCGGCGACGCGGGCGGCGCGGCGCTCGGCGGAGTTCACGAGCAGCCGCGGGTTGTCGGCGCGCAGGGTGCCCGCGCCGACCAGGATGGCGTCGGAGTCGGCCCGTACCTCGTCGACCCGGTCGAAGTCGGCGGGGCCGGAGAGCAGCAGCCGTTCGGGGCCGGTGTCGTCCAGGCGGCCGTCGAGGGAGACGGCGGCGGACAACAGGACGTAGGGGTGGGGCATGGACGCGCTCTCTTTCGCGGGGCGGGTGGGGCGGGGACCGCGCTGGGCCCTGGCTCGTCTTGGTTCAAGTTTGAAACAAACTTACACTGGGGCCATGACGACCCGCTGGCTCACCCCCGAGGAGCAGCGCGCCTGGCGCGCCTACATCGCCGCCTCCCACCTCCTGGAGGACGCGATCGACCGGCAGCTCCAGCAGGAGGCCGGTATGCCGCATGTCTACTACTCCATCCTGGCCAACCTCTCCGAGGCGCCGGACCGCCGCCTGCGCATGACCGATCTCGCCGAGCGCACGAAGATCACGCGCAGCCGGCTGACGTACGCGGTGACCCGCCTGGAGAAGGACGGGGCGGTACGCCGTGAGGGCTGCCCCAGCGACAGGCGCGGGAGCACCGCGGTCCTGACGGACGACGGGATGGCGCTGCTGGAGCGTACGGCCCCCGGCCATGTGGGGACGGTCCGCGCGGCCCTCTTCGACCGCCTCACCCCGGAGCAGGTGGGGCAGTTGGAGGAGATCTGCGCGAGTGTCGCGCGGGGCCTGGAGGGCGATGACGCGCAGGCGCCTCCGGACGACGTCCCGTGGCGCCGCCGCTCGCCGGGTCCGTGCGCGTAGGCCCTCCGTCTGAGGCCTCTTCCGCCCGGGGCCTCTTTCAGAAGACATCCGTTGCTTTAACTTTAAAGCATGGGTTAGGGTCTCGATTCGAGGATCTGCTTCAAATCTGAAGCAGATGAGAACGTGGACCGGAGTACCCGCATGCCCGACTACCCCGCCGCCACCCAGCGCTCGCGCGTCCAGGTGCCCCTGCGCTTCCACGACGGCTACAGCGTCGACGCCGAACTGGTCACCTTCCACGGCCTGACCGACGGCCAGGAACACGTGGCGATGGTCCTCGGCGACCCCGCCGGCGCCACGCCCCTGGTCCGCCTGCACTCCGAGTGCCTGACGGGCGACGCCTTCGGCTCCTCCCGCTGCGACTGCGGGCCGCAGCTGCGCGAGGCCGTCGAGCAGATCGCCGAGCGCGGCGGCGTCCTCCTCTACCTCCGCCAGGAGGGCCGTGGCATAGGCCTCTACAACAAGCTCGACGCGTACGCCCTACAGGACGAGGGGCTCGACACGTACGCCGCCAACACGGCCCTCGGCCTGCCCGAGGACGCCCGTGACTACACGGCGGCGGCCCAGATGCTCACGGCGCTCGGCATCACGGAGCTGGACCTGCTGTCGAACAACCCCGACAAGGCGGAGCAGCTCCGGGCGCTCGGCATCGACGTACAGCACCGGGTCCCGACGGGCGTGTTCACGACGGCCCACAACGTCCTGTACCTGCGGGCGAAGGTCCTCCAGACCCAGCACACGCTGCCGCTGGCGAAGCTCACGGCGGGCTGACACGGCGGCCGTTCCGCATCGCCCGGAAGCGGTGGCTCCGCGCGACGGCGGGGCAGAACGGTGCCATGGGGGATGACGGGGACACTCAGGCCCAGGCCCAGGCCCAGGCGCAGCGCATCGCGGAGGACGGCAGACTCTGGCAGCACACGCTGCACGAGAACACCATGCTGTTCCAGCGGGGCAACCTCTTCCTGGTGGGCCAGTCGCTGTTCGCCGTGGCGTACACGACGCTCCTCACCTCGGAGCACCACCTCGTGGCAGCACGCGTCCTGGCCGCCTTCGGCCTCGTACTGGCCCTGACCTGGCTGTACGTCGGCCACCGGCACCGCCTGTACTACCAGCACGTGCAACGCCGAGCGGTGGAACGCCTGCCGGAGTACGCGGCGACGTGGTCGAGCTGGTCCACCCGCGGCCAGGGCCGGGGCCGAGGCCGCTCGATCGTCCTGATCGCCTACTTGCTGCCCGCGCTGGCGGTGGTGATGTGGGGGGCGTTGCTGGTGATCACGTGAGCCCGAATCGTGAGCCCCTCACGTGGCCCCCGGTAGCCGCACGGTCATACGTCGTAGACGGTGGACCGGTGTCCGACGTGGACCACCCACACCACCAGTTCCCCGTTGTCGAGCGTGTAGATGACCCGGTAGTCCCCGACGCGGAGGCGGCGCCTATCCGGCTGCGAGACCAGCGCGGTGGTGTGGAAGCCGAGCGGGTCCGTCTCCAGCTCCGCCAGCTTGGCGAGGATGCGCAGCGCGGCACCCCGGGGGATCTTGCGCAGTTCCGACCGCGCCTCCGGCCGGAAGACGGTGCGATACGCAGGCGCGCCGGGCTCATTCACCACGTGCCAACGTTTCCCTCATGACGTCCTCGATCGGGACGCCGTCCGCCGTGTTCGCCATGCGCTCGTCGATGATCCGGTTGATCTCGCGCTCTTCCCACTCCTGGTACCTGCGCAGGACCTCGATCGACACGACGGCTGCCACTTCCTTGCCCCGACGGGTGATGACCGTGGGGGTGTCGTCCCGGTCGGCCCGCTCGACCACCTCGGCCAGGTGGGCGCGCACGTCGCGGATGGACTCTATGGGCATATGGGTCATGCGCTCAAGAGTACCGAGTGCACCAGGTGTACACAAAGCGCCTACCGGGCCGGGTCTCCTTCGGAGTGGCTACTCGGCGCCGGTCAGACGCATCCCCCGGGACTCGGCGACGCGCAGCGCGTCGGTCAGGCACTCGGCGAGCCGACGTCCGGCGAACCGCAGCTCCGCGGGCGGTGACGCCGGATCGTCGAGCAACGGGCGGGCGAGCTCCAGCACATCGGCGCCCGTGGCGAGCAGGACGGTCTCCAGGTCGTCGGCGAGCCGGGACAGATACCCGCCGCCACTGTCCGCGACCAGGTAACAGGGCTTCCCGTCGAGGGACTGCCAGGGCAGCAGACGCGGCGCGGGGCCGGCGGGACGCTCCATCAGGCGGCCACCTCCCGCGCACCGATCAGATGCGAGTCGAGATCGATCCCAAGATCGGCGGCGAGCACGAGGGCGAGCCGACGGCGCTGCTGGAGTGCGGCTTCCGGGTCGCCTTCCACAAGGCTGGGGTGCACGGGGTGCACGGGGTGCCGTACGGCGGTGATGTGAAGACAGAGATAGGTCCGATGACGTGTGCGCCGCCGCGTGCCGGTACCCGGGCAGAAGAGAAGCCGCATCCATTGGAGGGCGCGGCGGATAGGGTCGAGCATGTTGACGCTCCTATTTCAGCGTTGACCACGCCCCGGGAGGTCTTGCCACCTCGCCGGGGTCCTGCATATTTCGACCATACCGGGAACTGCGTCCCCCTGCACCCCCCTGCTCAATACCGCGTCCCGACGCTGCGGGACGCGTTCTGCCCCTGCGGTACGCGTAGGGCTGCGGCACCGTGGAGAGATGAGTGAGCTTCCACGCTACGAGTACGTGAAACTCGCCGACGCGATCGCCGCGGACATCGCGTCCGGCACATTGCCGCAAGGGGCCGCGCTGCCCGGCGAGCGAGCCATGACGGATCTGTACGGCGTGAGCATCGGCACCGTGCGCCGCACCATCGTCGAACTCCGAAGGCGAGGACTCGTCGCCACCCTGCCCGCGAAGGGGACGTACGTCATCGACATGCCGAAGGCGCCCGGCGACGAGGGCGAACCCCGTCAGGCATGACGAACAAAACGAGCCCCCAGCTCAAGTGCCTCTGAGCTGGGGGCTTTCGTGTAGACCCTGTGGGACTCGAACCCACAACCAATGGATTAAAAGTCCACTGCTCTGCCAATTGAGCTAAGGGTCCGTGCGTCGGCCGACGCCGGCGCACGCACCGACCATGGTCGACGCAGGAACGAGCATAGCCGGACGCGGCCGGGACTCCGATCGGGTATCGGTGTCCCGGCCGCGTCGGGGAGTTCAGGGCGTCACGGATCCAGTGGTTCCGGGGCGCCCGCTCGGGCCGCCTCGCGGGCGCGGGTGCGTTCGTGGTCCGGGTTGAGGAACCAATGGCGGGCCGAGGCGAACCACCACGCCGCCGCGAAGCCGAGGACTGCCAGGACCGCGACGGGCGCGTAGTTGAAGGTCTCCCAGGTGACCGGGGAGACCTGGGGGAGCATGAAGAGGATCGTGATCACGCCCACCCAGACGACCGCCACGATGCCGATCGGGCGGGACCAGCGGCCCAGGTGCCACGGCCCCCGTTCGAACGCCTCGCCCTTGCGCAGCCGCAGCAGCGTCGGGATCACGTACGCGATGTAGAGGCCGATCACCGCGATCGACGTCACCGCCGCGTACGCGGTCACGTTGATCAGGTACGGCAGGCCGAGCACCAGCGCGCCGAGCGCCGCGAGCCACACCGCCGCGACGGGCGTACGCGTGCGCGGGTTCACCGTGTGCCAGAGGTTGGAGTACGGCAGCGCCCCGTCGCGCGAGAAGGCGTAGATCATGCGGGAGTTGGCGGTCACGGACGCCATGCCGCAGAACAGCTGCGCGCCGATGACGACGAGGAGCAGGAGCTTGCCCGCCGTCGCGCCGAGCGCGTCCAGGAGGATCTGGGCCGGCGGTACGCCCGTCGGTGACGTGAGGGCGCCGTCGTACGACTGGATCGCGAAGGTGAAGCCGAGGAGGAGGACGAAGCCCGCGATCCACGACGTCCAGATGGACTGGACGATGCCCTTGGGCCCGGCCGTGGACGCGTCGTGCGTCTCCTCCGTCATGTGCGCCGAGGCGTCGTACCCGGTGAAGGTGTACTGCGCCATCAGCAGGCCCAGCAGCACCACGTAGAAGCTGCTGCCCCAGCCCGTGTTGTTCACGAACTCCGTGAAGACGAAGGACGCGGACTGGTGCTGGTCCGGTACGAAGGTCAGCGCGCCGACGATGACCGCGACGCCGATGACGTGC
Coding sequences:
- a CDS encoding dihydrofolate reductase family protein, translating into MPHPYVLLSAAVSLDGRLDDTGPERLLLSGPADFDRVDEVRADSDAILVGAGTLRADNPRLLVNSAERRAARVAAGRPAYPLKVTVSGTGDLDPTANFWSTGGEKVVYTTDEGAVTAAEALHGLGVDVVPVGPGLDWRAVLTHLHDVRGVRRLMVEGGGRVHTQLLQQGLADELQLALAPLVVGQPHAPKLFGDGEYPGGPRNRLRLIETRPVGDVVLMRYVPTAPGTGPVPSAADHRWLALACELAAECPPSRTAFSVGAVVVAADGTELARGYSRESDPLAHAEEAALAKIEPGDPRLPAATVYSSLEPCARRASRPAPCARLILDAGVRRVVTAWREPDTFVAAADGNGLLAAEGADVVVLPEHESAAKAPNRHLN
- a CDS encoding MarR family winged helix-turn-helix transcriptional regulator, yielding MTTRWLTPEEQRAWRAYIAASHLLEDAIDRQLQQEAGMPHVYYSILANLSEAPDRRLRMTDLAERTKITRSRLTYAVTRLEKDGAVRREGCPSDRRGSTAVLTDDGMALLERTAPGHVGTVRAALFDRLTPEQVGQLEEICASVARGLEGDDAQAPPDDVPWRRRSPGPCA
- a CDS encoding GTP cyclohydrolase II, whose product is MPDYPAATQRSRVQVPLRFHDGYSVDAELVTFHGLTDGQEHVAMVLGDPAGATPLVRLHSECLTGDAFGSSRCDCGPQLREAVEQIAERGGVLLYLRQEGRGIGLYNKLDAYALQDEGLDTYAANTALGLPEDARDYTAAAQMLTALGITELDLLSNNPDKAEQLRALGIDVQHRVPTGVFTTAHNVLYLRAKVLQTQHTLPLAKLTAG
- a CDS encoding RipA family octameric membrane protein; this translates as MGDDGDTQAQAQAQAQRIAEDGRLWQHTLHENTMLFQRGNLFLVGQSLFAVAYTTLLTSEHHLVAARVLAAFGLVLALTWLYVGHRHRLYYQHVQRRAVERLPEYAATWSSWSTRGQGRGRGRSIVLIAYLLPALAVVMWGALLVIT
- a CDS encoding type II toxin-antitoxin system RelE family toxin, with the translated sequence MNEPGAPAYRTVFRPEARSELRKIPRGAALRILAKLAELETDPLGFHTTALVSQPDRRRLRVGDYRVIYTLDNGELVVWVVHVGHRSTVYDV
- a CDS encoding type II toxin-antitoxin system Phd/YefM family antitoxin is translated as MTHMPIESIRDVRAHLAEVVERADRDDTPTVITRRGKEVAAVVSIEVLRRYQEWEEREINRIIDERMANTADGVPIEDVMRETLARGE
- a CDS encoding GntR family transcriptional regulator; translated protein: MSELPRYEYVKLADAIAADIASGTLPQGAALPGERAMTDLYGVSIGTVRRTIVELRRRGLVATLPAKGTYVIDMPKAPGDEGEPRQA
- a CDS encoding amino acid permease, giving the protein MTEDARVSGLSDEERLAQLGYTQVLARRMSAFSNYAVSFTIISVLSGCLTLYLFGMNTGGPAVITWGWVAVGLMTLFVGLAMAEICSAYPTSAGLYFWAHRLAPPRTAAAWAWFTGWFNVLGQVAVTAGIDFGAASFLGAYLNLQFDFEVTPGRTILLFAAILILHGLLNTFGVRIVGLLNSVSVWWHVIGVAVIVGALTFVPDQHQSASFVFTEFVNNTGWGSSFYVVLLGLLMAQYTFTGYDASAHMTEETHDASTAGPKGIVQSIWTSWIAGFVLLLGFTFAIQSYDGALTSPTGVPPAQILLDALGATAGKLLLLVVIGAQLFCGMASVTANSRMIYAFSRDGALPYSNLWHTVNPRTRTPVAAVWLAALGALVLGLPYLINVTAYAAVTSIAVIGLYIAYVIPTLLRLRKGEAFERGPWHLGRWSRPIGIVAVVWVGVITILFMLPQVSPVTWETFNYAPVAVLAVLGFAAAWWFASARHWFLNPDHERTRAREAARAGAPEPLDP